The Litoribacterium kuwaitense genome includes a window with the following:
- the glpK gene encoding glycerol kinase GlpK, with amino-acid sequence MAGKKYFIGLDQGTTGTTTLILDEAWNIHSQGYMEHTQYYPQPGWVEHDPLEIWEKTKESIRMALEKGYLRLNEITAMGLDNQGETVVVWDKTTGMPIYNAIVWQDRRTAQEADRLQAEWGDVIKEKTGVIVESYFSALKIKWVLDEVEGAREKAEKGELLAGTIDTWLIWKMTAGKLHMTDYSTASRTMLMNIHDGCWDEDILERLTIPKSMMAEIRSSSEYYGETEPASFMGAKVPIAGSVVDQQAALFGQACFEPGTVKTTYGTGCFMLMNTGEKIVDSPNGLLTTVAWGLDGKMSYALDGGIYITGAAIQWLRDGLNIIETAQETENLARSVPDNGGVYFVPAFVGLAAPHWDQYARGTMIGITGGTTKAHIVRATLESIAYQVKENMEVMEKDSGIKIQVMRVDGGPVVNDFLMQFQADLLGIPIDVPMITETTALGAAYLAGMAVGEFDNLEAISAKWKLSKRYMPKIDEGERQQIMNRWRRAVERSKNWIENDV; translated from the coding sequence ATGGCAGGGAAAAAGTATTTTATTGGGCTTGACCAAGGAACAACTGGAACGACGACGCTCATTCTTGATGAAGCGTGGAACATTCATTCGCAAGGATATATGGAACATACACAATATTATCCACAACCAGGATGGGTCGAGCATGACCCCTTAGAAATTTGGGAAAAAACGAAAGAATCGATTCGAATGGCATTGGAAAAAGGATATTTACGATTAAATGAGATCACCGCCATGGGGCTAGATAATCAAGGTGAGACGGTGGTCGTCTGGGATAAAACAACAGGCATGCCGATTTATAATGCGATTGTGTGGCAGGACCGAAGAACAGCACAGGAGGCTGATCGACTCCAAGCCGAATGGGGAGACGTCATAAAAGAAAAAACAGGTGTGATCGTAGAATCATATTTTTCAGCCTTGAAAATTAAGTGGGTGTTGGATGAGGTTGAAGGAGCAAGAGAAAAAGCAGAGAAAGGTGAGCTTTTAGCAGGAACGATTGACACATGGCTTATTTGGAAAATGACGGCTGGAAAACTGCATATGACGGATTATTCTACAGCATCCAGAACGATGTTAATGAACATACATGACGGATGCTGGGATGAAGACATTTTAGAGCGTTTGACCATTCCAAAATCGATGATGGCGGAAATTCGTTCGTCGAGTGAATATTACGGTGAAACTGAGCCTGCAAGCTTTATGGGGGCAAAAGTACCAATTGCTGGTAGTGTCGTCGATCAGCAGGCAGCGCTGTTTGGTCAAGCCTGCTTTGAGCCGGGCACAGTAAAAACGACATATGGAACTGGCTGTTTTATGTTAATGAATACGGGTGAAAAAATTGTCGATTCACCAAATGGACTATTAACGACCGTTGCATGGGGACTTGATGGAAAGATGTCATATGCGTTAGATGGCGGAATTTACATTACGGGTGCTGCAATTCAATGGTTGCGTGATGGTCTGAATATTATTGAAACTGCACAAGAAACAGAGAACTTAGCTAGATCAGTACCAGATAACGGAGGTGTATATTTTGTTCCCGCGTTCGTTGGTTTGGCTGCTCCTCATTGGGATCAATATGCGAGAGGGACAATGATCGGAATCACCGGAGGAACGACAAAAGCGCATATTGTCCGCGCGACGTTAGAGAGCATTGCTTATCAAGTGAAAGAAAACATGGAAGTGATGGAAAAGGATTCGGGGATTAAAATACAAGTGATGCGTGTCGACGGTGGACCTGTTGTCAATGATTTTCTTATGCAATTTCAAGCAGATCTACTAGGAATACCTATTGATGTGCCTATGATTACAGAGACGACCGCTTTAGGAGCAGCTTATTTAGCAGGGATGGCAGTCGGTGAGTTCGATAATCTGGAAGCGATTTCAGCAAAATGGAAGTTAAGCAAACGGTATATGCCTAAGATCGATGAAGGTGAAAGACAACAAATAATGAATCGTTGGCGAAGGGCTGTGGAACGTTCGAAGAATTGGATTGAAAATGATGTATAA
- a CDS encoding MarR family winged helix-turn-helix transcriptional regulator, whose protein sequence is MTKERENIQKFMTSLREMHKVMDQVFRAIAVDMGHTPLQLFVLRQIAQAPEQSLKDLAEELKVSNSTMSGVVERLVQANLIKRERSTKDRRVLVMELTEEGQTTSNDFRQRFFAKLEGIKRLPEEDMQRLLALHQNIIARIKRDQATTTEER, encoded by the coding sequence ATGACAAAAGAGCGAGAAAATATTCAAAAATTTATGACCTCCTTACGTGAAATGCATAAAGTGATGGATCAAGTGTTTCGAGCGATCGCTGTCGACATGGGACATACACCACTGCAACTGTTTGTATTACGCCAGATTGCTCAAGCGCCTGAGCAATCTTTAAAAGACTTAGCAGAAGAGTTGAAGGTGAGCAATTCGACGATGAGCGGTGTCGTTGAACGACTCGTACAGGCGAATCTCATTAAGCGTGAGCGGTCAACAAAAGATCGTCGCGTCCTTGTCATGGAGCTCACTGAGGAAGGACAGACAACAAGCAATGATTTTAGACAACGCTTTTTTGCTAAGCTTGAAGGGATTAAACGCTTACCTGAAGAAGACATGCAGAGACTTTTAGCATTGCACCAAAATATTATTGCCCGTATTAA
- a CDS encoding CoxG family protein codes for MKVRDSFMINAPKADVWTVFMDVEKLASCVPGCENLVAHSDTEYEADMVVKTKFMTIKFKANGVLVDAVEGEEIKVEMVGKPMKLAGLFKAKMGILLEEASAENTKVNYEMDLQMTGRLATLGDILMKGTITKSANEFAENVQELFEKEQLK; via the coding sequence ATGAAGGTAAGAGATTCATTTATGATTAATGCACCTAAAGCAGACGTTTGGACAGTGTTTATGGACGTTGAAAAGCTTGCAAGCTGTGTTCCTGGCTGTGAAAACTTAGTTGCCCACAGCGATACAGAGTACGAGGCTGACATGGTTGTAAAAACAAAGTTTATGACGATCAAGTTTAAAGCAAATGGCGTCCTCGTCGATGCAGTAGAAGGCGAAGAGATAAAAGTTGAAATGGTTGGAAAGCCGATGAAACTTGCAGGCTTATTTAAAGCAAAGATGGGCATTCTGCTCGAAGAAGCAAGTGCGGAAAACACGAAGGTCAATTACGAAATGGATTTGCAAATGACTGGTCGTTTAGCGACATTAGGAGATATATTAATGAAGGGAACGATTACGAAATCTGCCAATGAATTTGCTGAAAACGTACAAGAGTTGTTTGAAAAAGAGCAGCTAAAATAA
- a CDS encoding FAD-dependent oxidoreductase, which yields MTYELVIIGGGITGIKAAIKAHEMGLKDVIITDHNAQSGGFYSSLFQRDEYREEKALVDQFKKLPYEKWTQSTAIGLFEAFTGGEHELNIQTPVDTKDIKAQKVIIASGALEKPREAHKISGTRPSGVMTSLMAMGLLERGYIPGKKTTVFVNSKASHSLAEEMSSKGIAVKTIDPNDYSLHAVHGHAHLTGIDIKHRKNGLVESTPCDSLIFSEGYIPSTFFLKGSGIELDQQFFIHIDEKGQTSVDGILAFGTCTTFPYMSDDQIEENLAQFLKEGGINT from the coding sequence ATGACCTATGAGTTAGTCATTATTGGTGGAGGAATAACAGGCATAAAGGCAGCTATAAAAGCGCATGAGATGGGATTAAAGGACGTAATAATCACCGATCACAATGCCCAATCCGGTGGTTTTTACAGCAGCCTTTTTCAAAGGGACGAATATCGTGAAGAGAAAGCCCTTGTAGATCAATTTAAGAAGCTTCCGTACGAAAAATGGACGCAATCAACCGCCATCGGATTATTTGAAGCCTTTACAGGCGGTGAACACGAGTTAAATATACAAACGCCTGTAGATACTAAAGACATTAAAGCTCAGAAAGTCATTATCGCTTCAGGAGCACTCGAAAAGCCACGTGAAGCGCATAAAATAAGTGGAACGAGACCCTCTGGTGTGATGACGTCACTGATGGCTATGGGTTTGTTAGAACGAGGTTACATTCCGGGTAAAAAGACAACGGTTTTTGTGAATAGTAAAGCCTCTCATTCATTAGCTGAAGAGATGAGCAGCAAAGGAATTGCCGTTAAAACAATAGATCCGAACGACTACAGCCTCCATGCTGTTCATGGCCATGCCCATCTGACAGGCATTGATATCAAGCATCGCAAGAACGGTTTAGTAGAGTCTACTCCTTGTGACAGCTTAATTTTTAGTGAAGGATATATTCCTTCCACCTTTTTCTTAAAAGGGTCAGGCATTGAACTTGATCAGCAGTTCTTTATTCATATCGACGAGAAAGGGCAGACGAGTGTTGACGGTATTTTAGCCTTCGGAACATGTACTACCTTCCCATATATGTCTGACGACCAAATCGAAGAAAACCTTGCACAGTTTTTAAAAGAAGGAGGCATCAACACATGA
- a CDS encoding NAD(P)/FAD-dependent oxidoreductase yields the protein MQNETRDVLVIGGGVVGTAILRKLSLYDLSITLVEKQPDLCEGASKANSGIVHTGFDAPPGSVEAECLKRSRYLWSDYAEQLKIPYIPTGAMMIATSEEEKDMIQTKYIPNAKENGVFVEWIEREEVKEMNPAVTDKVIGGLSIPGEAICDPFTATRSFAELAVLNGAEIHLEAGVTSIEETAQGFAVSLENGAVIKTKFIVNAAGVYSDQISRMIGDKSYTISPRKGQFILTEEEIEISQIVLPVPTPTSKGTLISPVVFGGFLLGPTAEDQEDKDDRSTSSKGMNQVLAGCEKLIPDAKEYESIRQFAGVRAVCSTGDYVIRASEKNSRFIHAAGIRSTGLSAAPGIAELVAETIAQSGLILENKEDALLETPNLFNDTEESVGEIVCLCRTITRSEITNALEGPIPPTTIDGVKRRTGATLGECQGNCCIPKILDLLSEYELNRETPLKGLKNSTIALKKGGE from the coding sequence GTGCAGAATGAAACAAGAGATGTATTAGTCATTGGCGGTGGTGTCGTAGGCACGGCCATCTTAAGAAAACTGTCTTTATATGATTTATCTATTACATTAGTTGAAAAGCAGCCTGATCTTTGTGAAGGTGCCAGTAAAGCGAATAGTGGGATTGTCCATACTGGTTTTGATGCACCGCCAGGGTCTGTTGAAGCAGAATGTCTCAAACGTTCACGTTATTTATGGTCTGATTATGCTGAACAGCTTAAGATTCCCTATATCCCTACCGGAGCAATGATGATCGCGACGAGTGAAGAAGAAAAAGACATGATTCAAACAAAATACATTCCTAATGCTAAGGAAAATGGTGTATTTGTCGAGTGGATAGAAAGAGAAGAAGTGAAAGAAATGAATCCGGCCGTTACAGACAAGGTTATCGGCGGTTTATCAATTCCTGGGGAGGCCATTTGTGATCCGTTCACAGCGACACGCTCATTTGCAGAGTTGGCGGTTTTAAATGGTGCAGAAATACACCTTGAAGCAGGAGTGACGAGCATTGAAGAAACAGCACAAGGGTTTGCGGTTTCTCTAGAAAATGGTGCGGTCATCAAGACAAAATTCATTGTCAATGCTGCAGGAGTGTATTCCGATCAAATAAGTCGAATGATTGGCGATAAAAGCTATACCATTTCCCCCCGCAAAGGACAATTCATTTTAACGGAAGAAGAAATTGAAATTTCACAGATCGTTTTACCAGTTCCTACACCGACGTCGAAAGGAACACTGATTTCTCCTGTTGTCTTCGGTGGGTTCTTGTTAGGGCCGACAGCGGAAGATCAAGAGGATAAAGACGATCGTTCAACGAGCTCAAAAGGAATGAATCAAGTGCTGGCCGGCTGTGAAAAGCTGATCCCTGATGCAAAGGAATATGAGAGTATTCGCCAGTTTGCTGGGGTAAGGGCAGTTTGCTCCACAGGTGATTATGTCATTCGAGCCTCTGAAAAAAACAGCCGTTTTATTCACGCGGCAGGTATTCGGTCGACAGGTTTATCGGCCGCCCCTGGAATTGCCGAATTGGTTGCCGAAACAATAGCTCAGTCTGGACTCATCTTGGAAAATAAAGAAGACGCCCTACTTGAAACGCCGAATTTATTTAATGATACGGAGGAGAGTGTTGGCGAAATTGTCTGTTTATGCCGCACGATCACACGTAGTGAAATTACGAACGCCCTCGAGGGGCCTATTCCTCCAACGACCATTGATGGTGTAAAGCGAAGAACTGGGGCTACACTCGGAGAATGCCAAGGAAATTGTTGTATCCCTAAAATATTGGATCTTCTAAGTGAATATGAATTAAATCGTGAAACCCCACTCAAGGGACTGAAGAACTCAACAATAGCCCTAAAAAAGGGGGGAGAATGA